Part of the Palaeococcus ferrophilus DSM 13482 genome, AATGATACAAGAGCAACCCGAGGCCCCTTCCTCTGGAAGTTTAATACACATAAATGTCCAGCAAAAAGAGAGCATTTGTGGGCATAAGTGTTCATCAAGTTAAACTGATTTAATTAACTTTTATGAAAAGTTAAACAAGCACATACCCCCCCAGAGTTTCATTTCCAGTGGAGAACGGCGCAACACCTGAACACACTCCATGTTTTGGTGTAAACACTCCCATTTTCTTTTCTCTTTCTAGTATTTATATGTTTCTATGAATAATGTTCAGAGAATAACGAAAATTAAGCGTAATGCTTCCAGTTTTTAATGGCAATGTCCAAATACATTAAAAGTAAAGCTGAACAAAAACATATTGAATAATAGAAAGTTCCTTATAAATCCGCATTGGTATTCATAAATGTTGATAGATCCTCGGACCCTTCTCCAGCCGTTCCAGTGGAAATGAAACTCCCTGGGGTTGCTTAATGTAATGCAGTATCTGGAGATAATTCAACAATATTTCCATGGGAAAATATACTACACATTTTTGTTCCCTAAAGTTTCATGTGGAACCGCAACGCTTTAAGCCTCCGGTGTGCAACACCCACTTGTGATACCGCCCCTCACCCTGATAAAACGCATCGTGAGTGCCCGTCGCATTTTTCGTAGGAGCAGGTTAGTGCTCATTGGTGTCGCCGTTGTCTTTCTGGCCCTCGTGGTGGCCGCCCTCTTCTCCCACTTTGAGGGCGTGGACTTCTACACCGCGATTTACTGGGCAGTTATTACGATGTCCACCATCGGGTACGGTGACATCACTCCTGCGACGCCAATGGGGAGGGCGGTTGCCATGTTCTCCGCGGTGGTGGGCATCTCGGCATTCACCGCCCTCGTTTCTCTAATCGCGGAGCACTTCATATCGGCATCTTTGAGGAGGATGATGGGAATGCACGGTGTTAAGTACGAGGACCACTACGTTATTATCGGGAGGGGCAACAGCGTGATCACCTGCCTTGAGGAACTTAAGTCCGCCATGGAGAAGGGTGAGGCAGAGGAGAGGCCGATCGTTGTCGTGGTTCCCACCGATGAGGAGAAAAGGCGCCTCGATGGCGTGGACGTGGAGGTTCTCGTTGGGGATCCCGGCGTGAAGGAGACGTTGAAGCGGGCGAAGGTGGATAGGGCCCGTTACGCGGTGGTTGCCCTCGACAACGATTCGAAGGCAGTGTTCACCACACTCCTCATCAAGTCCCTCTCGCGGGCGAAGGTCTTCGTGGAAGTTATGCTCCCGGAGAACGCCGAGCTCCTCAGGCAGGCTGGAGCTGACAGGGTGATTCTGGGCCGCGCCATAGCGGGCAGGCTCCTTGCCAGCTCCGTCTTCGAGCCAGAGGTGGTGGACATCATAGAGGACATCACCACATCCTTTGGAAACTACGACGTCGCGCTGATTCCCGCGGGCGAGTTCGAGGGGGAGAGCTTTGGGAAGGCCTTCGAGGTGCTCTACTCCAAGGGGCTCTACCCCCTCGGTTACGTCGGCGAGAAAATCGTTCTGATGCCTCCAATGGATGATACAATCCCGCAGGGCTCTAAACTGGTGGTGATAAAGCGCGTGGGGAGAAAAATCTGAAATCCCAAGACGTACCTACGTGAGCTTTCTCAACATCGCGGAGGGAAAAGTATATATCACCTTCCGGCTCAATAACTCTCCAGCTTACTCTTATGGGTGATAGATGATGGCGAGAAAGAAGAAGGTTGAGGAAGTTGAGGAGCTCCGGGAGTTTGAGGAGGTTCCCGTCGAGGAAGAGGAGAACCTCGAGGAGCTTATAGTCGAGGAAGTGGTGAAATCCACGAAGAAAAAGAAGGAGAAAACGGTTGAGACCCTCGAGGATCTTCCGGGGGTGGGACCGGCCACAGCCGAAAAGCTCAGGGAGGCCGGTTACGACACCATAGAGGCCATAGCCGTTGCTTCCCCACTGGAACTCAAGGAGGTGGCCGGAATAAGCGAGGGCGCCGCCCTGAAGATCATCCAGGCCGCGAGAGAGGCCGCTAACATAGGCACCTTCGTG contains:
- a CDS encoding potassium channel family protein, yielding MLIGVAVVFLALVVAALFSHFEGVDFYTAIYWAVITMSTIGYGDITPATPMGRAVAMFSAVVGISAFTALVSLIAEHFISASLRRMMGMHGVKYEDHYVIIGRGNSVITCLEELKSAMEKGEAEERPIVVVVPTDEEKRRLDGVDVEVLVGDPGVKETLKRAKVDRARYAVVALDNDSKAVFTTLLIKSLSRAKVFVEVMLPENAELLRQAGADRVILGRAIAGRLLASSVFEPEVVDIIEDITTSFGNYDVALIPAGEFEGESFGKAFEVLYSKGLYPLGYVGEKIVLMPPMDDTIPQGSKLVVIKRVGRKI